One Sphingobacteruim zhuxiongii DNA window includes the following coding sequences:
- a CDS encoding DUF4349 domain-containing protein produces the protein MKRFNLLVIGTALFFNSCSQSDKMESTADAAVAEVGAEYLDSPSPVMASKAVEGSAADVVTMQTPEAINPVVNKKIVRTGNISIESKDVKASKKTLDGLLKNVQGYYENETVNNARAYTSFDLVVRIPSNKLDALLANLENGTDKITEKNLRAEDVSAQYYDTESRLKSKRAYLERYQQMVSSAKSVKDLLEIQEQIRMLQEEIDASEGVLRSLSGQVNYSTLTIHLFEENANLPMGSNSFWTRVKDSFAFGWDLIENLTIGIIGLWPLLIVAVLVIYVIRSIRRRKRSNKMDNNLHG, from the coding sequence ATGAAAAGATTCAATTTATTAGTTATAGGGACCGCACTGTTTTTTAATTCTTGCAGTCAGTCTGATAAAATGGAAAGTACTGCAGACGCTGCGGTAGCGGAGGTGGGCGCTGAATATTTAGACAGTCCTAGTCCAGTAATGGCGAGTAAAGCCGTCGAAGGAAGTGCTGCTGATGTGGTGACAATGCAGACTCCCGAGGCAATTAATCCTGTAGTGAATAAAAAAATAGTTCGTACAGGAAATATTTCTATTGAATCGAAGGACGTTAAGGCGAGTAAAAAGACTTTAGATGGGCTTTTAAAAAATGTACAAGGTTATTATGAGAACGAAACAGTAAATAACGCTAGAGCGTATACTTCATTCGACCTAGTCGTTCGAATTCCGTCAAATAAGTTGGATGCACTATTGGCGAATCTTGAAAATGGTACAGATAAAATAACCGAAAAGAATTTAAGAGCTGAAGATGTCTCTGCACAGTATTATGATACGGAGTCAAGATTAAAAAGCAAACGTGCTTATTTGGAGCGTTATCAGCAAATGGTGTCTTCAGCAAAATCAGTGAAAGACTTGTTGGAAATACAAGAGCAGATCCGAATGTTACAAGAAGAAATAGATGCAAGTGAGGGTGTTCTGAGAAGCTTGAGTGGGCAGGTAAATTACAGTACATTGACGATTCATCTTTTCGAAGAGAATGCGAATTTACCAATGGGAAGTAATTCATTTTGGACGCGTGTGAAAGACTCATTTGCGTTTGGTTGGGATTTAATCGAAAACTTAACGATTGGAATAATAGGTTTATGGCCGCTACTCATTGTCGCAGTACTTGTTATTTATGTGATTCGTTCTATTCGTAGAAGAAAGAGATCCAATAAAATGGATAATAATTTACACGGATAG
- the rlmN gene encoding 23S rRNA (adenine(2503)-C(2))-methyltransferase RlmN, with translation MENATKLVDIRSLSLDQIKTALVEAGEQGFRAKQIYEWLWQKSATDFDQMSNLSKSLRENLKSRFSINAVQVRQSQISSDRTIKSSFTLYDGNVIEGVLIPAEDRMTACVSSQVGCSLTCKFCATGYMDRKRNLNADEIYDQVVLISKQAEEQYGHPLTNIVYMGMGEPLLNYSNMMKSVDRITSADGLNMAAKRITVSTAGIAKMIKKLGDDQVRFNLALSLHAANDTKRNEIMPINEQNSLKALAEALKYFYAKTKSPITFEYIVFDNFNDELEDARELARFCKHVPCKVNIIEYNPISLADFVNAEADKIEQFASYLRSQGITTNVRRSRGKDIDAACGQLAIKEKESDKVEA, from the coding sequence GTGGAAAATGCAACAAAATTAGTAGACATTAGGAGTTTGAGCTTAGATCAAATAAAAACTGCTTTAGTAGAAGCCGGTGAACAAGGGTTTCGTGCAAAGCAGATTTATGAATGGTTATGGCAAAAATCAGCTACTGATTTTGATCAGATGAGTAATTTAAGCAAGTCGCTACGTGAGAATCTTAAATCACGTTTTTCCATTAATGCGGTACAAGTACGTCAATCCCAAATATCTTCTGATCGAACTATCAAAAGTAGCTTTACACTTTATGATGGCAATGTTATTGAGGGAGTTTTAATTCCTGCAGAGGACCGCATGACCGCTTGTGTAAGCTCCCAAGTTGGCTGTAGCTTGACATGTAAATTCTGTGCGACTGGCTATATGGATAGAAAGCGTAATTTGAATGCTGACGAGATTTATGATCAAGTTGTATTAATCAGCAAGCAAGCCGAAGAGCAATATGGACATCCGCTTACTAATATTGTTTATATGGGTATGGGTGAACCTTTGTTGAATTATAGCAATATGATGAAATCGGTTGATAGAATTACATCAGCAGATGGATTGAATATGGCGGCAAAACGGATCACCGTATCGACAGCTGGGATTGCAAAGATGATTAAGAAACTTGGTGATGATCAAGTTCGTTTCAATCTTGCGCTATCACTACATGCTGCTAATGATACTAAACGTAATGAAATCATGCCAATTAATGAGCAAAACTCATTAAAGGCGCTCGCTGAAGCATTAAAGTATTTCTACGCAAAAACAAAAAGTCCAATAACATTTGAATATATCGTTTTTGATAATTTCAACGACGAATTAGAGGATGCTAGAGAACTTGCAAGGTTCTGCAAGCATGTGCCTTGTAAAGTTAATATCATTGAATATAATCCGATATCATTGGCAGATTTTGTTAATGCTGAAGCGGATAAGATTGAGCAGTTTGCAAGTTATCTACGAAGTCAAGGTATCACAACGAATGTACGTCGAAGTAGAGGAAAGGATATTGACGCTGCTTGTGGTCAATTAGCAATCAAAGAAAAAGAGTCAGATAAGGTTGAAGCTTAA
- a CDS encoding ComF family protein produces the protein MKMLKKYAKAVLDLFFPPLCAGCARVLFLQERFICTKCLYHLPYTDDHLIPNNESYILMRGKLKVERAVAMLRFRPSSRVEHIIYQLKYANKAQLGYFLGQMYGTLLIERSYYKDVDYLIPIPLHPLRFAKKEDIIRVLVLEKDYQSVCVSLYWRMYYVE, from the coding sequence ATGAAAATGCTAAAAAAATATGCAAAGGCTGTACTGGATTTATTTTTCCCACCTTTATGCGCCGGCTGTGCAAGAGTTCTATTTCTCCAAGAACGATTTATTTGTACGAAATGTTTGTATCATCTTCCATATACCGATGATCATTTAATCCCAAACAACGAAAGCTATATTTTAATGCGAGGTAAGCTCAAGGTTGAGCGCGCAGTTGCTATGCTTCGTTTCAGACCATCATCGCGCGTCGAACACATTATTTACCAATTAAAATATGCAAACAAAGCACAACTTGGCTATTTCCTGGGGCAAATGTATGGAACACTCTTGATTGAGAGAAGCTATTATAAAGACGTAGATTATTTAATCCCAATTCCCTTACACCCGCTACGTTTCGCAAAAAAAGAGGATATAATCAGAGTGCTTGTTTTGGAAAAGGACTATCAGAGCGTTTGTGTAAGCCTTTATTGGAGAATGTATTACGTCGAGTAA
- a CDS encoding ComF family protein, protein MENVLRRVKNNPTQTKKDSTDRVDSVDQIFYCSKTINLNGKHILLLDDVLTTGSTLASAGVAILKAFPHCKISIAIIAKA, encoded by the coding sequence TTGGAGAATGTATTACGTCGAGTAAAAAATAATCCTACACAGACAAAGAAGGATTCCACCGATCGAGTCGACTCAGTCGATCAAATCTTTTATTGTTCCAAAACAATCAATCTCAATGGAAAACATATTTTATTGCTTGATGATGTTTTGACGACAGGATCTACCTTAGCATCAGCTGGGGTTGCTATATTAAAAGCGTTCCCCCACTGTAAAATCTCGATA